A stretch of Sulfurimonas autotrophica DSM 16294 DNA encodes these proteins:
- a CDS encoding ABC transporter ATP-binding protein: protein MNLLSAKNLSHSFEYELFSDVSLSLDTNESIAIIGMSGSGKSTLLHLLSTLLTPEKGSIELFGKDIASMNKKELTLIKRNKLGIVFQSHYLFKGFSAYENLEVAEILSRKNIDDILIKNLEIKQCMHQKVTELSGGQQQRVSIARVLTKKPSIIFADEPTGNLDNQTAAEVMKLFFQYCEDNDAGMILVTHDNDLAHMCKRVYKLEDKELKLIK from the coding sequence ATGAATCTATTATCCGCTAAAAATTTATCACACTCATTTGAATATGAACTTTTTTCTGATGTATCTTTGTCTTTGGATACAAATGAGAGTATTGCTATTATTGGTATGAGTGGAAGTGGCAAGTCTACGCTTTTACATCTATTGTCTACTCTTTTAACGCCAGAGAAAGGCAGTATTGAGCTTTTTGGTAAAGATATTGCATCAATGAATAAAAAAGAGCTCACTCTTATAAAACGCAACAAACTTGGTATTGTTTTTCAATCTCATTATCTTTTTAAGGGGTTTAGTGCCTATGAAAACCTTGAAGTTGCAGAAATTCTTTCACGAAAAAACATAGATGATATATTAATCAAAAATTTAGAAATCAAGCAGTGTATGCACCAAAAAGTAACTGAACTCTCAGGCGGACAGCAGCAGCGTGTCTCTATTGCCAGAGTGCTTACAAAAAAACCCTCAATTATATTTGCAGATGAACCGACGGGAAATCTTGATAATCAAACAGCAGCAGAAGTAATGAAACTTTTTTTTCAATATTGCGAAGATAATGACGCCGGTATGATACTAGTAACGCATGATAATGATTTGGCACACATGTGCAAACGTGTTTATAAACTTGAAGACAAAGAGTTAAAACTAATTAAGTAG
- the argS gene encoding arginine--tRNA ligase: MKQRVSALLREKIGREVVLEKPRDRSFGHFATPIAFSLAKELRKSPMVIADELASSFESSDVFSKVEAVKGYLNFRLSEDFLAEYASWALKNPSEFATQEKNQKILLEFVSANPTGPLHIGHARGAVYGDTLYRMAKHLGYDITAEYYVNDAGNQIDLLGLSIQLHARDNLLDETVEYPESYYRGEYLDALARDVMEKFGSEIFYDESRQRELALWAKDEVMKIIAKDLGDLNIFFDTFVYESTLYDDWDRVMKKMGSGIYEKDGKIWIASEAKGDEKDRVVVREDGRPTYLAGDIVYHNQKFERGYDHYINIWGADHHGYIPRVKAAIEYLGYDSNKLEVLLSQMVSLLKDGEPYKMSKRAGNVILMSDIVEEIGADALRFIFASKKSDTALEFDLAEFKKQDSSNPIFYIQYAHARIQTLLSKATLTKEDIANASLKNLGENADTLLFDALLLPEVIEDAFNTRQVQKLTDYLKSLAASLHKFYYDVRMIGTEDEAKLLKLMLMVALSIKTGLSLMGIDAKDKMSKEEE; encoded by the coding sequence TTGAAACAACGAGTATCGGCGTTATTACGCGAAAAAATAGGTCGCGAAGTTGTTCTAGAAAAGCCTCGTGATCGTTCTTTTGGTCACTTTGCTACTCCTATAGCATTTTCTTTAGCAAAAGAGTTGCGAAAATCTCCTATGGTTATTGCGGATGAACTGGCTTCATCTTTTGAATCTAGTGATGTGTTTTCCAAAGTGGAAGCAGTAAAAGGGTATTTGAATTTTCGTTTAAGTGAAGATTTTTTAGCCGAGTATGCTTCATGGGCTCTTAAAAATCCTTCAGAATTTGCGACACAAGAAAAAAATCAAAAAATACTTTTAGAATTCGTAAGCGCGAATCCGACTGGACCTTTACATATAGGACATGCACGTGGTGCAGTCTATGGTGACACGCTCTATCGTATGGCAAAACATCTGGGTTATGACATTACAGCTGAGTATTATGTTAATGATGCCGGAAATCAGATTGATTTGCTTGGACTTTCTATTCAGCTGCATGCAAGAGATAATCTTTTAGATGAAACTGTGGAGTACCCTGAGAGTTATTACCGTGGAGAGTATCTTGATGCTCTTGCACGTGATGTGATGGAAAAATTCGGCAGTGAAATTTTTTATGATGAATCTCGTCAGCGTGAGCTTGCTCTTTGGGCTAAAGATGAAGTGATGAAAATCATTGCTAAAGATTTAGGTGATTTGAACATCTTTTTTGATACTTTTGTTTATGAGTCAACATTATATGATGACTGGGACAGAGTTATGAAAAAAATGGGCTCGGGTATCTATGAAAAAGATGGGAAAATCTGGATAGCATCTGAAGCCAAAGGCGATGAAAAAGACAGAGTTGTTGTCCGTGAAGACGGCCGTCCGACATACCTTGCCGGTGATATTGTGTACCATAATCAAAAATTTGAACGTGGCTATGATCATTACATCAATATCTGGGGTGCGGATCATCACGGCTATATACCACGTGTAAAAGCGGCAATTGAATATTTAGGTTATGACTCAAATAAACTTGAAGTTCTGCTGTCTCAAATGGTAAGTCTTTTAAAAGACGGCGAGCCGTATAAAATGAGCAAGCGTGCCGGCAATGTAATACTTATGAGTGATATTGTCGAAGAAATCGGTGCGGATGCCCTGCGTTTTATCTTTGCATCTAAAAAGAGCGATACTGCACTGGAATTTGATTTGGCTGAGTTTAAAAAGCAGGACAGTTCAAACCCTATTTTTTATATTCAGTATGCACATGCGCGTATTCAAACACTGCTCTCTAAAGCGACTCTCACAAAAGAAGATATTGCAAATGCAAGTTTGAAAAATCTTGGTGAAAATGCGGATACGCTTCTGTTTGATGCACTTTTACTGCCTGAAGTGATTGAAGATGCCTTTAATACGCGTCAAGTACAGAAATTGACGGATTATCTGAAATCTCTTGCTGCTTCACTGCATAAATTTTATTATGATGTGCGCATGATCGGTACTGAAGATGAAGCAAAACTCTTAAAACTAATGCTAATGGTTGCACTGAGTATAAAAACCGGACTTTCATTAATGGGTATTGACGCTAAAGATAAAATGTCAAAAGAAGAGGAATAA
- the fliR gene encoding flagellar biosynthetic protein FliR — protein MGWIEIFNETNVVGFLLLFFRFAGLFIAVPIFNHQNIPMNIKASMAFFFAVVFYSSMPALHISIDVPTILVAVLGELLLGLSVGVVLQLAYNVITFAGGQISFMMGFSMASAIDPQSGVSMPIISQFLSLMGLMILLSLNLHHWMLLFIDHSLKTVPLGGFVMSKDLFHYIMHATSNMFLVGFIIAFPIIALSWLADVIFGMLMKTMPQFNLLVIGFPIKIMVAFVVLIATFTAIMLILKGQIQEAFNSLEMLF, from the coding sequence GTGGGCTGGATAGAAATATTTAACGAAACAAATGTAGTAGGTTTTCTTTTACTTTTTTTTCGTTTTGCCGGGTTATTTATTGCCGTGCCGATTTTTAATCATCAAAATATACCGATGAATATCAAAGCATCCATGGCTTTTTTCTTTGCGGTAGTATTTTACTCTTCAATGCCCGCATTACATATTAGTATTGATGTGCCAACTATTTTAGTCGCTGTATTGGGTGAACTTTTGCTTGGCTTATCTGTGGGCGTTGTTTTGCAACTTGCATATAATGTCATCACTTTTGCCGGTGGCCAAATATCATTTATGATGGGGTTTTCAATGGCAAGTGCTATCGACCCCCAATCAGGTGTTTCGATGCCTATTATTTCTCAGTTTCTCTCTTTGATGGGTTTAATGATTTTACTCTCTCTCAATCTGCATCATTGGATGCTGCTCTTTATTGACCATTCTTTAAAAACAGTGCCTTTAGGCGGTTTTGTCATGAGTAAAGATTTGTTTCATTACATTATGCACGCTACATCAAATATGTTTTTGGTAGGTTTTATAATTGCATTTCCTATTATTGCACTTTCATGGCTCGCCGATGTAATTTTTGGAATGCTTATGAAAACAATGCCGCAATTTAACCTTTTGGTTATTGGTTTTCCTATTAAAATCATGGTGGCTTTTGTTGTGCTTATAGCAACTTTTACAGCAATTATGCTGATACTAAAAGGACAGATTCAAGAAGCATTTAACTCTTTAGAAATGCTTTTTTAG
- a CDS encoding NAD(P)/FAD-dependent oxidoreductase yields MNTHTHNKIIVVGGGYGGLKAVENLAKHQNNQITLLDKNAYHFMQTDVYELIANEKDFAKVSVDLFTYCSGFDGNVSFYKQEVDDIDFENKKIITAVQRFSYDYLIIAVGARTKFVKSINGLKEYAHGVKALHRAMYFKQKFEMSLFKKVQESGITCKPLSIVVAGAGLSGVEIAAQMASFAKEFYCENNFLCRKLNIILVSSSKQILKGLDSFLVEKSQKRLFDLEVVIKSQARVISLTKESVTLSSGEIISMDFMIFAGGIEPNGLIYKLDLAKNERGFLNINECLQADGKKEVFAIGDCATLYNKGEFIAPTADVAEQMGELCSENIMRIGKNQELKEHNIRSRGILIALGRRYAVGKVFNVHISGYLAFIMKKIIEKVYFIKLDRHSKKGCDKIFKV; encoded by the coding sequence ATGAATACACATACTCATAATAAAATCATTGTTGTCGGCGGCGGTTACGGCGGACTAAAAGCAGTAGAAAATCTTGCCAAACATCAAAATAATCAGATAACACTTTTAGATAAAAATGCCTACCATTTTATGCAGACGGATGTGTATGAACTTATCGCAAATGAAAAAGATTTTGCAAAAGTGAGCGTAGATTTGTTTACCTATTGCAGCGGATTTGACGGGAATGTCAGTTTTTATAAACAAGAAGTCGACGATATCGATTTTGAAAATAAAAAAATCATTACTGCCGTACAGCGATTTTCTTATGATTACCTTATTATAGCTGTCGGTGCAAGGACAAAATTTGTAAAAAGTATAAATGGACTTAAAGAGTATGCCCATGGGGTAAAAGCGCTGCATCGTGCAATGTATTTTAAGCAAAAGTTTGAAATGTCACTCTTTAAAAAAGTACAAGAGAGCGGTATTACATGTAAGCCTTTAAGTATTGTTGTAGCCGGTGCAGGACTCAGTGGTGTTGAAATAGCTGCACAGATGGCATCTTTTGCAAAAGAATTTTATTGTGAAAATAATTTTTTATGTAGAAAATTAAATATTATACTTGTCAGTTCATCAAAACAGATACTCAAAGGATTGGACAGTTTTTTGGTAGAAAAATCTCAAAAAAGACTGTTTGATTTAGAAGTAGTTATAAAATCACAAGCGAGGGTAATCTCTTTGACAAAAGAGAGTGTTACACTCAGCAGCGGAGAAATTATATCCATGGATTTTATGATTTTTGCCGGAGGAATAGAGCCTAACGGGTTAATATATAAACTTGATTTAGCAAAGAATGAAAGAGGCTTTTTAAATATAAATGAGTGTCTGCAGGCAGATGGGAAAAAAGAAGTTTTTGCCATAGGTGATTGTGCAACGTTATATAATAAAGGCGAGTTCATCGCACCTACGGCTGATGTAGCTGAACAGATGGGCGAGTTGTGCAGTGAGAATATTATGCGTATTGGTAAAAATCAAGAACTAAAAGAACACAATATACGTTCACGAGGCATTTTAATTGCTTTGGGACGTAGATATGCTGTGGGAAAAGTTTTTAATGTACATATCAGCGGATATTTAGCATTTATAATGAAAAAAATTATTGAAAAAGTCTATTTTATAAAATTGGACAGGCACTCAAAAAAGGGATGCGACAAAATATTTAAAGTTTAA
- a CDS encoding Sec-independent protein translocase subunit TatA/TatB, protein MGMPSGTELLIIFGIIVLLFGAKKIPDLAKGLGKGIKNFKAEMKDVDEVEVETPKKVEKSDEVASSDETPKSTTQA, encoded by the coding sequence ATGGGAATGCCTAGTGGAACAGAATTACTGATAATTTTTGGAATTATCGTTTTATTATTTGGAGCAAAAAAAATACCTGATTTAGCAAAAGGTCTTGGTAAAGGAATCAAAAACTTCAAAGCAGAAATGAAAGATGTTGATGAAGTTGAAGTTGAAACACCTAAAAAAGTTGAGAAAAGTGATGAAGTAGCTTCATCTGATGAAACTCCAAAATCTACAACACAAGCGTAA
- a CDS encoding L,D-transpeptidase family protein, whose protein sequence is MTSFSILLFSSQQIVLVVADDMNSSQAKLECYEASQKAFETMHVNLGKNGLGWGVESEQFTKNPDDALKYEGDKKAPAGIFRLSNIFGYAQKSNYNVPYLYTAKNLICIDDTHSNFYNQIIMAHGDEKSFEYMKRDDAQYKLGIVVDYNKKALKDRGSCIFMHIERAPNSTTVGCTSMSEKNIQKIANWLDKRKNPILIQIPKKSAKEVLKLYPQLKNSELLK, encoded by the coding sequence ATGACAAGTTTTTCAATTTTATTGTTTTCATCCCAGCAAATAGTTCTGGTTGTTGCTGATGATATGAATAGTTCACAGGCAAAACTGGAGTGCTATGAAGCTTCACAAAAAGCTTTTGAAACCATGCATGTTAATTTGGGGAAAAATGGCTTAGGCTGGGGTGTAGAGAGTGAACAGTTTACTAAAAATCCTGATGATGCTTTAAAATATGAAGGTGATAAAAAAGCACCTGCCGGTATTTTCAGACTCTCGAATATCTTTGGTTATGCACAAAAAAGTAATTATAATGTCCCTTATCTTTATACAGCAAAAAACTTAATATGTATCGATGATACACATTCAAATTTCTATAATCAGATAATAATGGCTCATGGAGACGAAAAAAGTTTTGAATATATGAAACGTGATGATGCACAATATAAGCTGGGAATAGTCGTTGATTATAATAAAAAAGCGCTCAAAGACAGAGGTTCTTGTATATTTATGCACATTGAGCGCGCACCGAATTCTACAACTGTCGGATGTACTTCAATGAGTGAAAAAAATATACAAAAAATTGCTAATTGGCTGGATAAACGTAAAAATCCAATCTTAATACAAATTCCCAAAAAATCTGCTAAAGAAGTGCTAAAACTCTATCCGCAGCTGAAAAATTCCGAGCTGCTCAAATAA
- the gmk gene encoding guanylate kinase, giving the protein MSAIHGAVLVLSGPSGAGKSSLIHKVMNDLGECYFSISTTTRPIREGEVDGVDYYFVDEEEFKKEIEEDQFLEYAIVHGNYYGTSLKPVKKALSKGKLVIFDIDVQGNSAINSRLGDITTSVFITPPTLSELKKRLVNRHTDAEEVIERRVKMARREIQRVSEYEYLLVNDDLDEAADKLRIIAKVARFKKSNEEINEFVQKWEDL; this is encoded by the coding sequence ATGAGTGCTATACACGGGGCAGTTTTAGTCCTTTCAGGTCCAAGCGGTGCAGGAAAAAGTTCTTTAATTCATAAAGTAATGAATGATTTAGGAGAATGTTATTTTTCTATATCTACAACAACACGCCCAATTAGAGAGGGCGAGGTAGATGGTGTTGATTATTATTTTGTAGATGAAGAAGAATTCAAAAAAGAGATAGAAGAAGATCAGTTTTTAGAGTATGCCATTGTGCATGGAAACTATTATGGGACTTCACTTAAGCCTGTCAAAAAAGCTCTTTCAAAAGGAAAACTGGTGATATTTGACATTGATGTACAGGGAAACAGTGCTATTAACAGTCGGCTTGGAGATATCACTACCTCTGTGTTTATAACACCGCCGACACTCAGTGAACTCAAAAAGAGACTTGTAAATCGTCATACAGATGCCGAGGAAGTGATAGAACGTAGAGTAAAAATGGCTAGACGTGAAATTCAGAGGGTATCTGAGTATGAATACTTGCTTGTGAATGATGATTTAGATGAAGCAGCCGATAAATTGCGTATTATTGCAAAAGTTGCGAGATTCAAAAAATCAAATGAAGAGATAAATGAGTTTGTGCAAAAATGGGAAGATTTGTAA